From Carassius gibelio isolate Cgi1373 ecotype wild population from Czech Republic chromosome B23, carGib1.2-hapl.c, whole genome shotgun sequence, the proteins below share one genomic window:
- the tamalin gene encoding general receptor for phosphoinositides 1-associated scaffold protein: MKNMTFRRVKKLNSNEPDSGSLCHDSGEIYFTSSKSDSCGTVDRGPSNSEVYSYKTLAYSGGTLPRNFKKNGGLQKWKPLSHTPEPQRKTVILMKKEEEAFGFEIQTYGLHHQSENSVEMCTFICKVHEDSAAQLAGLKVGDTIASVNDTSVEGFRHKEIVQLIKSSGNSIRLETVYSDSIRKAELEARLQYLKQTLHEKWDEYRSLMVQEQRLVHGIVMSDVAVYESLESAGLYGSLGAPSPAAMRALCGTGSTSSSVSHLSAATTEDDPLYQTCIFQGECSNNASNDELDSNQEKTQNSRPRLIRPASELFATAKTTLTRSASTRSYMRAPPSSSSVPNGEKQQCGGFSTLQRKPKPKQKSFRRSLLKFIPGLNRPLEEEESKL; the protein is encoded by the exons ATGAAAAACATGACTTTCCGACGCGTAAAGAAGCTGAACTCAAACGAACCGGACAGCGGGTCCCTGTGTCATGACAGTGGGGAGATCTACTTTACGTCCTCCAAATCGGACAGCTGTGGGACTGTGGATCGTGGACCCTCAAACTCTGAGGTTTATAGTTATAAGACCCTCGCTTACTCTGGAGGGACTCTACCAAGGAACTTCAAAAAG AATGGTGGGCTGCAAAAGtggaagcccctttcacacactCCAGAACCACAAAG GAAAACGGTGATCCTGATGAAGAAAGAGGAGGAGGCCTTTGGCTTTGAGATCCAG ACATATGGGCTGCATCACCAGAGTGAGAACTCAGTGGAGATGTGCACCTTTATTTGCAAAGTCCACGAAGACAGTGCTGCACAACTTGCAGGCCTTAAAGTCG GAGACACGATTGCCAGCGTGAATGACACTTCTGTGGAAGGCTTTCGTCATAAAGAAATCGTCCAGCTCATTAAATCATCAGGCAACAGCATTAG GCTAGAAACCGTCTATAGTGACTCGATACGAAAAGCAGAATTGGAAGCCCGACTGCAGTATCTAAAG CAAACCTTGCATGAGAAATGGGATGAATATAGATCTCTAATGGTGCAGGAGCAGCGGCTTGTGCATG GCATCGTCATGAGTGATGTGGCTGTGTACGAGTCTCTGGAGTCAGCCGGTTTATACGGGAGTCTGGGAGCTCCAAGCCCCGCGGCCATGCGTGCATTATGTGGCACCGGGAGCACAAGTAGCAGCGTCAGCCATCTAAGTGCCGCCACAACTGAGGACGACCCACTCTACCAAACCTGCATCTTCCAAGGGGAGTGTTCCAACAACGCCAGCAACGACGAGCTCGACTCAAACCAAGAGAAGACTCAAAACAGCCGTCCACGCCTCATCCGACCCGCCAGCGAGCTCTTCGCTACTGCCAAGACCACCTTGACCCGCAGCGCCAGCACACGCAGTTACATGAGGGCCCCGCCGTCGTCATCCTCGGTGCCTAACGGAGAGAAACAGCAGTGCGGAGGGTTCAGCACACTGCAGCGCAAGCCCAAACCCAAACAGAAGAGCTTTAGGCGGAGTCTGTTGAAATTCATTCCCGGACTAAACCGACCCCTGGAAGAGGAGGAAAGCAAACTGTGA